From the Melanotaenia boesemani isolate fMelBoe1 chromosome 9, fMelBoe1.pri, whole genome shotgun sequence genome, the window AATGCTATAAAAAATCTTGATCTATTTATAGGAGTGTAATCTATTCACGGTCTCTCCTTGTCTCTTATACCTTGATGCTTCAGGATATTGAATTATACACCAGATCTGCAGAGGGCTGATGTAGACAGAGCCATCCGAAAAGCGCTGAACGTCTGGGCGGATGTCACCCCTTTGACTTTTAAGAAGCTATACTCTGGAACTGCTGACATAATGATAAGCTTTGGATCGAAAGGTTTGTAAAGCAACAAAGCTTTCTATGAGTGTTtggaaaacacacaagaggtacACAGTTTTTGGCTTTATTATGCAGACATTATAACAGTACATATTCTTTCTACCCTTTACTGTAAAGAGCATGGAGACTACAACCCATTTGATGGTCCGGATGGACTGCTAGCTCATGCCTACCCCCCCGGCCAAGGCATAGGAGGAGACACTCATTTTGATGAGGATGAACACTGGACCAAAGATTCATCTGGTGAGAATTATCCCCAGATGTTCAGGACATATCTTAATATTTATCAAgttaaacaatatttaaaatttaacttttttttcctgcagcttaCAACCTGTTTATTGTAGCAGCCCATGAGCTGGGCCATGCACTTGGTATGTCCCATTCATCGGACGCAGGCGCCCTGATGTACCCCGTCTATTCATACACCACAGGATATCCACTATCTGAAGATGACATTGAAGGCATTCAAGCTCTCTATGGTGGGCAGAGTATGAGAATATGGTATGAGTATATACTATGAGTACAGTGATTAAATGCTAGATTTCAATCCCAGGTCCCAACCCGAACCCAAACAGGAAAGTGAAGCCAAAGCCTGTTGCACCAAGTAAATGCGACCCCATGTTGACCTTTGATGCTGTCACAGGGCTCAGAGGAGAAACCATCATTTTCAAAGACAGGTATAGTAATACCTGTCTGACAAACTAGTCTAGGACAAAAATGTAACTTTCTAGATCTATATTCACTCTAAACAGTTTGACTAATTTACCACTTTTCATTATTGTGAACTATTGATGAGTTTATCTTCATTCTGTTACTATGCTGCCTCTTGCTGCAGTTTCTACTGGCGTCTCCATCCTCAGATGCCAGAGCCTCAGCAGACGCTGATCAAGTCCACATGGCCTTCACTTCCTAATAAAGTGGATGCAGCTTACGAGAACCCAGAGAAGGATTTAGTCATCATATTTAAAGGTGGGCTATATACATTCTCTGGTTATCTTCTAAATACGAGTTGCAGGATATTTACACCAAACTGTATTCTTTGTGTTTACAGGGATCAGAATGTGGGCTTTAAATGGATATGACCTTGTGAATGGTTACCCTAAGTACATACACCAACTCGGTCTTCCCAAGAAAGTAAGGAAAGTAGATGCAGCTGTGCACATTTCCGAAACAGGGAAAACGTTGCTCTTCTCTGATGAAGACTATTGGAGGTATGTGGACATGCATATAACACGTCAGCTCATTTAAAATTTGTAGTCCTTTAACTTATCAAAGCACTAACTACTACTTGGCGATCAGAACTTATTTTTGCTTCAGAGGATTCtacatttcagtgtttctgcTTCATTTGTAACCCCTAGTTATGATGAAGCTAAGGGCACCATGGACGCTGGTTACCCGCGATCCATCGAAGatgactttccaggaatagatGACGAGATCGACGCTGCTGCTTTTCACGATGGTACTTTAAAAACTATCACCCCTTTATCATAATTCAGTTTCCTGTTAGTGACATTTAGGACATTCTGTAATAGTTTTCCCACTCTGCTCTCTTTCAGGATACTTGTATTTCTTCCATGAAAATATACAGTTTGAGTACAGCTACAGTTCAAAGAAGGTCATGCGCATTATGAGAGCCAACTCCATTTTCAACT encodes:
- the mmp13b gene encoding collagenase 3 translates to MRAFLLLLVLFAHSFAAVLRKVDKDRNLAEEYLRRFYNFPIGLQGRKSSSDAFQTKLKEMQKFFKLEVTGNLDKNTLDLMTQARCGVPDIGEYNHFPRHLKWQNNNVTFRILNYTPDLQRADVDRAIRKALNVWADVTPLTFKKLYSGTADIMISFGSKEHGDYNPFDGPDGLLAHAYPPGQGIGGDTHFDEDEHWTKDSSAYNLFIVAAHELGHALGMSHSSDAGALMYPVYSYTTGYPLSEDDIEGIQALYGPNPNPNRKVKPKPVAPSKCDPMLTFDAVTGLRGETIIFKDSFYWRLHPQMPEPQQTLIKSTWPSLPNKVDAAYENPEKDLVIIFKGIRMWALNGYDLVNGYPKYIHQLGLPKKVRKVDAAVHISETGKTLLFSDEDYWSYDEAKGTMDAGYPRSIEDDFPGIDDEIDAAAFHDGYLYFFHENIQFEYSYSSKKVMRIMRANSIFNC